A DNA window from Setaria viridis chromosome 2, Setaria_viridis_v4.0, whole genome shotgun sequence contains the following coding sequences:
- the LOC117846480 gene encoding cytochrome P450 734A5 translates to MLIATWRRRRTGWYIQIRKARSLPRIPPLLPSRQLYICEPGDGGDICHRGLLPPRKGGAGAGAFILFYVVVVVVAAGAPPHAGWAVMWWPWSWQGTALAAAAWLCLQLAVARLMEALWWRPRRLERHFARHGVRGPGYRFFFGSSIELIRLMVDASSRPAPPEAPHDVLPRVLAFYHHWRKLYGPMHLIWFGTTPRLIVSEPELIREVLLSRAEHFDRYEANPLIRQFEGLGLSNLHGDEWARRRKILTPAFHVENLKPLVPFVTETVQRMLEERVLSPAAAAAGGEVEVDVAEWYQRLPQDVITLATFGRNYEEGSVVFRLQGEHASYATEAHSKVFIPGYRFLPTRKNRRVWQLDREIRRLLGKFVTGLQSGGDHRGARDHGRAGGMKDFMSFMAPTMTADEIVEESKNFFFAGKETLTSLLTWATVALAMHPEWQDRARREVVAVCGRRGAPTKVHLPRLKALGMVVNETLRLYPPAVAMIRKAKRDVDLGGCAVPAGTEIMMPVMAVHHDAGVWGADATEFNPERFADGGDRPRQQMAFMPFGGGGRVCIGQNLALIEAKVALALVLQRCEFRLSPAYVHAPRVLMILNPQHGAPVIFRPL, encoded by the exons ATGTTAATAGCaacctggaggaggaggaggacaggaTGGTATATTCAAATACGAAAAGCTCGCAGCCTTCCAAGAATTCCTCCTCTGTTGCCAAGCAGGCAGCTATATATATGTGAGCCtggggacggcggcgacatATGCCATCGCGGCCTCCTGCCACCACGAAAAGGCGGGGCCGGGGCAGGTGCCTTCATTCTCTTctacgtcgtcgtcgtcgtcgtcgccgccggagcgCCCCCCCACGCTGGCTGGGCCGTCATGTGGTGGCCGTGGTCGTGGCAAGGgacggcgctcgccgccgccgcgtggctgTGCCTTCAGCTGGCGGTGGCGCGGCTCATGGAGGCGCTgtggtggcggccgcggcggctggaGCGCCACTTCGCGCGCCACGGCGTGCGCGGGCCGGGCTACCGCTTCTTCTTCGGCAGCTCCATCGAGCTCATCCGGCTCATGGTCGACGCGTCctcccgccccgcgccgcccgaggCGCCTCACGACGTGCTCCCCAGGGTGCTCGCCTTCTATCACCATTGGAGGAAGCTCTACG GTCCGATGCACCTGATTTGGTTCGGGACCACGCCGCGGCTGATCGTCAGCGAGCCGGAGCTGATCCGGGAGGTGCTGCTGTCGCGGGCGGAGCACTTCGATCGGTACGAGGCGAACCCGCTCATCCGCCAGTTCGAGGGCCTCGGCCTCAGCAACCTCCACGGCGACGAGTGGGCGCGCCGCCGCAAGATCCTCACGCCCGCCTTCCACGTCGAGAACCTCAAGCCGCTCGTGCCGTTCGTCACCGAGACAGTGCAGCGGATGCTGGAGGAGCGCGTGCtatccccggccgccgccgccgccggcggcgaggtggaggtggacgtGGCGGAGTGGTACCAGCGGCTGCCGCAGGATGTGATCACGCTCGCCACGTTCGGCCGGAACTACGAAGAGGGCAGCGTCGTGTTCCGGCTGCAGGGCGAGCACGCCAGCTACGCCACCGAGGCGCACAGCAAGGTCTTCATCCCCGGCTACAGGTTCCTCCCGACGAGGAAGAACCGGCGCGTGTGGCAGCTGGACAGGGAGATCAGGAGGCTCCTGGGCAAGTTCGTGACCGGCCTGCAGAGCGGCGGCGACCACCGCGGCGCCCGGGACCACGGGCGCGCCGGCGGCATGAAAGACTTCATGAGCTTCATGGCGCCGACCATGACGGCGGACGAGATCGTCGAGGAGTCCAAGAACTTCTTCTTCGCCGGCAAGGAGACGCTGACCAGCCTCCTCACCTGGGCAACCGTCGCGCTCGCCATGCACCCGGAATGGCAGGACCGCGCTCGCCGGGAGGTCGTCGCCGtctgcggccgccgcggcgcgcccaCCAAGGTCCACCTCCCCAGGCTCAAGGCCCTGGGGATGGTCGTGAACGAGACGCTGAGGCTGTacccgccggcggtggcgatgaTCCGGAAGGCGAAGCGGGACGTGGACCTCGGAGGGTGCGCGGTGCCGGCGGGCACGGAGATCATGATGCCGGTCATGGCCGTGCACCACGACGCCGGGGTGTGGGGCGCCGACGCCACGGAGTTCAACCCGGAGCGCttcgccgacggcggcgaccggccgCGGCAGCAGATGGCGTTCATgccgttcggcggcggcgggcgggtgtGCATCGGCCAGAACCTGGCGCTCATCGAGGCCAAGGTCGCGCTGGCGCTCGTGCTGCAGCGCTGCGAGTTCCGGCTGTCGCCGGCGTACGTGCACGCGCCCAGGGTGCTCATGATCCTCAACCCGCAGCACGGCGCGCCGGTCATCTTCCGGCCGTTGTGA
- the LOC117842065 gene encoding uncharacterized protein, with protein MALSRFGQSLARRLHRPLYLPPPPLPPPTDFHAAVARSFAPTHTAACLRGFASLTYNASCVIGHKLGGPSPVHIVKVLDLVVHMDHTRPMSTVAASKVPLGARKVGMKVVMMSPGFVYEPYSPRERIPFWKRWFTLSGWRRTKEDIILEMKNAYAVSRLRKKTGYTKKQFYDQALNIYKEVNTLMAHGDTSALRKILTERMHSTIKNELKRRQSKWNSVYWELVEPAVSIRTLRARMIGLDKKDLDKAFIQLTLEFVTKQKFEAYNSKGEVVSGDKSKEVLVKDIWVFERSLFHPGAYWRVCGRINL; from the exons ATGGCTTTGTCTCGCTTCGGGCAGTCTCttgcccgccgcctccaccgccctctctacctcccgccgccgccgctgccgccgcccac AGATTTTCATGCCGCCGTTGCCCGATCCTTCGCTCCGACCCACACAGCCGCATGCTTAAGAG GTTTTGCAAGCTTGACATACAATGCCAGCTGCGTGATTGGCCACAAGCTGGGGGGGCCATCGCCAGTCCACATTGTGAAG GTTCTGGATCTTGTTGTCCATATGGATCATACTAGACCGATGTCCACAGTAGCGGCGTCAAAGGTGCCTCTTGGTGCCAGGAAG GTTGGTATGAAGGTCGTCATGATGAGTCCTGGTTTTGTATATGAGCCGTACAGCCCACGGGAACGCATTCCCTTCTGgaaaag ATGGTTTACATTAAGTGGCTGGAGAAGGACAAAGGAGGATATCATTTTGGAG ATGAAGAATGCATATGCCGTTTCAAGGTTGAGGAAGAAAACTGGGTATACCAAAAAGCAATTTTATGATCAAGCATTAAACATATACAAGGAG GTTAACACTCTGATGGCACATGGAGACACATCAGCGCTCCGGAAAATTCTGACAGAGAGGATGCATTCT ACTATAAAAAATGAACTAAAGAGAAGGCAATCCAAGTGGAATTCTGTATACTGGGAACTGGTAGAGCCTGCCGTGAGCATCAGAACTTTGAGGGCTCGCATG ATTGGCCTCGATAAGAAGGACCTTGATAAAGCTTTTATACAACTTACGCTTGAGTTTGTCACTAAACAG AAATTTGAAGCCTACAATTCAAAGGGTGAGGTTGTGTCTGGAGACAAGTCAAAGGAG GTACTTGTGAAAGACATATGGGTGTTTGAGAGATCCCTTTTTCACCCTGGAGCATATTGGCGTGTATGCGGAAGGATTAATCTGTAA
- the LOC117843846 gene encoding uncharacterized protein, which translates to MDFFKSILAEPDPDPASPPPEQEPEPAPTAPAGGGGGWGFGGLLKTLTSQSETVLEAYRRDLAEFSTGLRRETEVLRDAAARAARDLPSSAHALDGLADIVAQGKDALSQVAAAAAAPVSAHSDGGEWEQSSASGAHVRYSRFEAQLRALQADPTTFTADPEDAEDFAAWSKGFNLDERKDEIEALCYDSDALEAMVDRLVPGTVESEVFWSRYFYRVHKLKQQEDARAKLVQRVIAQEEDEDLSWEVDDEDEEEEQQKEDAKELAARQEPIKEEVKHEVEVKENERVVEERKVEAAEEPAALEEQKNSDEPQPVVLGSSLVVVDEEEQKNADEPQPVVFGSSLVVVDEEEKEGHSKSSVEESGDKKEAVKHETSDSSKDSDYSIVSRQRTMEEEDLEWDEIEDLGEHEEKKGSTHDSSPALKEELRKRLSVAEDDEDLSWDIEDDDDKS; encoded by the coding sequence ATGGATTTCTTCAAGTCCATCCTCGCCGAGCCCGATCCGGACccggcctccccgccgccggagcaggagCCCGAGCCCGCGCCCACCGCtcccgctggcggcggcggcgggtggggctTCGGCGGGCTCCTCAAGACGCTCACCTCGCAGTCCGAGACCGTGCTCGAGGCCTACCGCCGCGACCTCGCCGAGTTCAGCACCGGCCTGCGCCGCGAGACCGAGGTgctccgcgacgccgccgcccgcgccgcgcgggaCCTGCCGTCCTCCGCGCACGCGCTCGACGGGCTCGCGGACATCGTCGCGCAGGGCAAGGACGCGCTCTCACaggtcgccgccgctgcggccgctCCGGTCTCCGCGCACTCCGACGGCGGTGAGTGGGAGCAAAGCTCCGCCTCCGGGGCCCACGTCCGGTACAGCCGCTTCGAGGCGCAGCTGCGGGCGCTCCAGGCGGATCCGACCACCTTCACCGCCGATCCCGAGGATGCTGAGGACTTCGCGGCTTGGAGTAAGGGGTTTAATTTGGATGAGAGGAAGGACGAGATCGAGGCCCTGTGCTACGATAGTGACGCGCTGGAAGCCATGGTGGACAGGCTAGTGCCGGGCACCGTGGAGAGCGAGGTGTTCTGGTCGAGGTACTTCTACCGTGTCCATAAGCTGAAGCAGCAGGAGGACGCGAGGGCGAAGCTTGTGCAGCGTGTGATCGCtcaggaggaagatgaggattTGAGCTGGGAAGtggatgatgaggatgaggaggaagagcagcagAAAGAGGATGCAAAAGAGCTAGCAGCAAGGCAAGAGCCAATCAAAGAAGAAGTCAAGCATGAAGTGGAAGTGAAGGAAAACGAGAGAGTGGTGGAAGAACGGAAGGTTGAGGCAGCAGAAGAACCGGCTGCTTTGGAGGAACAGAAGAATTCTGATGAGCCCCAACCAGTGGTTTTAGGTAGCTCTTTGGTAGTAGTGGATGAGGAGGAGCAGAAGAATGCTGATGAGCCACAACCAGTGGTTTTTGGTAGCTCTTTGGTTGTAGTGgatgaggaagagaaggaagggcACTCCAAGTCGAGTGTTGAAGAATCAGGTGACAAGAAAGAAGCGGTGAAGCATGAGACCAGTGATTCAAGCAAGGATAGTGATTACTCCATAGTGTCTAGACAGCGAACAATGGAGGAAGAGGATCTTGAATGGGATGAGATCGAAGATCTTGGAGAGCATGAAGAAAAGAAGGGCAGCACCCATGACTCAAGCCCTGCTCTGAAGGAGGAGCTGCGAAAGAGGCTGAGTGTGGCTGAAGATGACGAAGATTTGAGCTGGGATatcgaggatgatgatgataagtCTTGA
- the LOC140221748 gene encoding uncharacterized protein — protein sequence MTEAPFLPRERLFKQQQIFQNLTKHTYLKGRYDVVTSVAIPLALAATSMFMIGRGVYNMSHGIGKKE from the exons ATGACAGAAGCTCCATTTCTGCCACGGGAGAGGCTCTTCAAGCAGCAGCAAATCTTCCAGAACTTGACCAAGCACACCTACCTGAAAGGACGCTATGATGTGGTCACCTCCGTTGCCATCCCCCTTGCACTTGCTGCCACCAGCATGTTCATGATT GGTCGTGGAGTTTACAACATGTCTCACGGGATTGGGAAAAAGGAGTGA
- the LOC117843847 gene encoding uncharacterized protein isoform X2 → MNYTPSPRIVRGRGRNKRKWTAEEDEELVKALCEVSADPRYKVEGGGFKNCYSQGIQSILAQKLPGRGIKASPHVDSRLKVLKRKYYSIKDMLASPGFSWDDARKMIQCEKQRYDEYCRDHPRAKGMYGIPFVYFDTFDAIYGKDRYIGEGLEGSEEAIANMENGENANEVGDDEVEEDAMSTGVSGRSLAATLSSKSQKKYKHDGKGNRTESNCPSLDKFKDLHGQFQTAIQHVSTMAAAMELFKDVHDHFQSVVQHAGAMAAGMEQFKDAHDRFQSVVQHVSTTTAAMEQFKDALDHFQTITQNGRVIAAVEYGTDMQEKSLCEEPQRKAKVTAISEVEKLGLTGIEVVTAASIFAKEPNQMDMFLALPEIYKKDYILQMLSGGQSIQYSVG, encoded by the exons ATGAATTATACTCCAAGCCCCAGAATCGTTCGCGGCAGAGGTAGAAATAAAAGGAAGTGGACagcagaagaagatgaagagctTGTCAAAGCCTTGTGCGAGGTATCTGCTGATCCTAGATATAAGGTTGAAGGAGGGGGCTTCAAGAACTGTTACTCTCAAGGCATACAGAGCATTCTTGCACAAAAGCTACCTGGCCGTGGTATTAAAGCCAGCCCTCATGTTGATTCTCGGTTGAAAGTGTTGAAGCGGAAGTATTATTCAATCAAGGATATGTTAGCATCGCCAGGCTTCTCTTGGGATGACGCAAGAAAGATGATCCAATGTGAAAAACAACGATATGATGAATATTGCAGA GATCATCCTAGAGCCAAGGGTATGTATGGCATCCCATTTGTATattttgatacatttgatgcaATATATGGCAAGGACAGATACATCGGAGAAGGGTTGGAAGGGTCTGAAGAAGCAATTGCTAACATGGAGAATGGTGAAAATGCAAATGAAGTTGGAGATGACGAAGTGGAGGAGGATGCGATGTCCACAGGAGTATCTGGTCGCTCCTTGGCTGCAACACTAAGCTCTAAGAGTCAGAAGAAATACAAGCATGATGGAAAAGGGAATAGGACTGAATCAAATTGCCCGTCCCTGGACAAGTTCAAGGATCTACATGGTCAGTTTCAAACTGCCATTCAGCATGTAAGTACGATGGCAGCAGCAATGGAGCTGTTCAAGGATGTACATGATCACTTTCAAAGTGTCGTTCAGCATGCTGGTGCAATGGCCGCAGGAATGGAGCAGTTCAAGGATGCCCATGATCGCTTTCAGAGTGTTGTTCAGCATGTCAGCACCACAACAGCAGCAATGGAACAGTTCAAGGATGCTCTTGATCATTTCCAGACTATAACTCAGAATGGCAGGGTGATTGCAGCAGTGGAGTATGGTACTGATATGCAAGAGAAGTCATTGTGTGAAGAGCCCCAAAGGAAGGCCAAAGTAACAGCCATTTCTGAAGTAGAAAAGCTTGGCTTAACTGGAATTGAAGTGGTAACCGCCGCAAGCATTTTCgcaaaggaaccaaaccaaATGGACATGTTTTTAGCACTGCCAGAAATCTATAAGAAGGATTACATACTCCAGATGCTCAGTG GCGGACAATCTATCCAATATTCAGTTGGTTAA
- the LOC117843847 gene encoding uncharacterized protein isoform X1: MNYTPSPRIVRGRGRNKRKWTAEEDEELVKALCEVSADPRYKVEGGGFKNCYSQGIQSILAQKLPGRGIKASPHVDSRLKVLKRKYYSIKDMLASPGFSWDDARKMIQCEKQRYDEYCRDHPRAKGMYGIPFVYFDTFDAIYGKDRYIGEGLEGSEEAIANMENGENANEVGDDEVEEDAMSTGVSGRSLAATLSSKSQKKYKHDGKGNRTESNCPSLDKFKDLHGQFQTAIQHVSTMAAAMELFKDVHDHFQSVVQHAGAMAAGMEQFKDAHDRFQSVVQHVSTTTAAMEQFKDALDHFQTITQNGRVIAAVEYGTDMQEKSLCEEPQRKAKVTAISEVEKLGLTGIEVVTAASIFAKEPNQMDMFLALPEIYKKDYILQMLSGMPCGSQILYTIHLT, encoded by the exons ATGAATTATACTCCAAGCCCCAGAATCGTTCGCGGCAGAGGTAGAAATAAAAGGAAGTGGACagcagaagaagatgaagagctTGTCAAAGCCTTGTGCGAGGTATCTGCTGATCCTAGATATAAGGTTGAAGGAGGGGGCTTCAAGAACTGTTACTCTCAAGGCATACAGAGCATTCTTGCACAAAAGCTACCTGGCCGTGGTATTAAAGCCAGCCCTCATGTTGATTCTCGGTTGAAAGTGTTGAAGCGGAAGTATTATTCAATCAAGGATATGTTAGCATCGCCAGGCTTCTCTTGGGATGACGCAAGAAAGATGATCCAATGTGAAAAACAACGATATGATGAATATTGCAGA GATCATCCTAGAGCCAAGGGTATGTATGGCATCCCATTTGTATattttgatacatttgatgcaATATATGGCAAGGACAGATACATCGGAGAAGGGTTGGAAGGGTCTGAAGAAGCAATTGCTAACATGGAGAATGGTGAAAATGCAAATGAAGTTGGAGATGACGAAGTGGAGGAGGATGCGATGTCCACAGGAGTATCTGGTCGCTCCTTGGCTGCAACACTAAGCTCTAAGAGTCAGAAGAAATACAAGCATGATGGAAAAGGGAATAGGACTGAATCAAATTGCCCGTCCCTGGACAAGTTCAAGGATCTACATGGTCAGTTTCAAACTGCCATTCAGCATGTAAGTACGATGGCAGCAGCAATGGAGCTGTTCAAGGATGTACATGATCACTTTCAAAGTGTCGTTCAGCATGCTGGTGCAATGGCCGCAGGAATGGAGCAGTTCAAGGATGCCCATGATCGCTTTCAGAGTGTTGTTCAGCATGTCAGCACCACAACAGCAGCAATGGAACAGTTCAAGGATGCTCTTGATCATTTCCAGACTATAACTCAGAATGGCAGGGTGATTGCAGCAGTGGAGTATGGTACTGATATGCAAGAGAAGTCATTGTGTGAAGAGCCCCAAAGGAAGGCCAAAGTAACAGCCATTTCTGAAGTAGAAAAGCTTGGCTTAACTGGAATTGAAGTGGTAACCGCCGCAAGCATTTTCgcaaaggaaccaaaccaaATGGACATGTTTTTAGCACTGCCAGAAATCTATAAGAAGGATTACATACTCCAGATGCTCAGTGGTATGCCATGCGGTTCTCAGATCCTATATACAATCCATCTCACTTAG